The Antennarius striatus isolate MH-2024 chromosome 11, ASM4005453v1, whole genome shotgun sequence genome window below encodes:
- the LOC137603834 gene encoding uncharacterized protein isoform X2, which translates to MGRSPKAAFCSITTTDRKLLPSHSTLQDLMNPISPTKLQDAFGGRVSSIPTNTIRASDSKLGACRQNPTSVMPHEFRQAYVPPDELAVKNHERRKEQLGQCKLSCRECDRKQDMVCGSFTHLSPLPSYQSSIHREIPLWSVSTFVFLDKLLSLSLVELDSRRSDHPTLYRSTLFVHLSRPSYHRCSPDKQTKKNEGYRKPSVTMFVYYNNYGQENGLGHCGKPPLIPQGDEVELIRPICGINIKSNSRHLEPTSNSGPDSRTWTKRTGTQQERDTGNISTSEKSFAGMENYFLEGTSGVLSLKEALELFRPGFISRSQGRVRSLEQRAIKRRALRNSNPDLVQGLRDNPWKKRNCTTPDPLSDNLFKPRERSISGKEMQLRSRRIYNKLPEVTKKKEEEKKKAVLQTNRLRAEVFKKKLLDQILQRQMD; encoded by the exons ATGGGAAGGAGTCCAAAGGCAGCCTTTTGTTCCATCACCACTACAGACAGGAAGCTTTTGCCATCACATTCCACCTTACAGGACCTTATGAATCCGATATCACCAACAAAATTGCAAGATGCTTTTGGAGGCAGAGTCTCATCCATACCAACGAATACAATTAGAGCATCAGACTCTAAACTGGGTGCGTGCAGACAGAATCCTACCAGTGTGATGCCACATGAGTTCAGACAGGCATACGTACCACCTGATGAACTGGCAGTGAAGAATCATGAACGAAGGAAAGAACAACTTGGACAATGCAAACTGAGCTGCAGAGAGTGTGACAGAAAGCAGGACATGGTATGTGGATCATTTACCCACCTGTCTCCACTGCCCTCCTACCAGTCTAGTATCCATCGTGAGATTCCTCTGTGGTCCGTTagtacttttgtgtttttggacaAGTTGCTTTCCCTTTCTCTTGTGGAATTAGACAGCAGAAGAAGTGATCATCCCACATTGTACAGGTCAACATTGTTTGTTCACCTCAGTAGGCCTTCCTACCACCGATGCTCgccagataaacaaacaaaaaaaaatgagggtTACAGGAAACCCAGTGTGACCATGTTTGTTTATTACAATAACTATGGCCAAGAGAATGGTTTGGGTCACTGCGGTAAGCCTCCATTGATCCCCCAGGGTGACGAGGTTGAGCTAATACGACCCATTTGTGGCATTAACATCAAG AGCAATTCCAGGCATTTGGAGCCCACTTCAAATTCTGGCCCAG ACTCAAGAACATGGACGAAGCGAACTGGGACACAGCAAGAACGTGATACGGGAAACATCTCCACTTCAGAGAAGAGCTTTGCTGGAATGGAGAATTATTTCCTGGAAGGCACATCCGGGGTTCTTAGCCTCAAA GAGGCTTTGGAGCTTTTCAGACCAGGTTTCATCAGCAGATCTCAAGGTCGGGTGAGGAGTTTGGAGCAGAGGGCTATTAAAAGGAGAGCACTGAGGAATTCTAATCCAGACCTGGTGCAGGGCCTCAGGGACAATCCTTGGAAAAAGAGGAACTGCACAACACCAGATCCACTCAGTG aTAACCTTTTTAAACCGAGAGAGAGGTCTATATCAGGCAAGGAGATGCAGCTGAGGTCCAGACG GATTTACAACAAACTGCCAGAggtcacaaagaaaaaagaggaggagaaaaagaaggctGTACTACAAACCAACCGATTGCGAGCAGAGGTTTTTAAAAAG AAACTTCTGGACCAGATTCTGCAAAGACAAATGGATTAA
- the LOC137603834 gene encoding uncharacterized protein isoform X1 produces the protein MGRSPKAAFCSITTTDRKLLPSHSTLQDLMNPISPTKLQDAFGGRVSSIPTNTIRASDSKLGACRQNPTSVMPHEFRQAYVPPDELAVKNHERRKEQLGQCKLSCRECDRKQDMVCGSFTHLSPLPSYQSSIHREIPLWSVSTFVFLDKLLSLSLVELDSRRSDHPTLYRSTLFVHLSRPSYHRCSPDKQTKKNEGYRKPSVTMFVYYNNYGQENGLGHCGKPPLIPQGDEVELIRPICGINIKVSDSGTQHHRDTLGLISFRESRISIKKARRQKGNADEATSLSQSNSRHLEPTSNSGPDSRTWTKRTGTQQERDTGNISTSEKSFAGMENYFLEGTSGVLSLKEALELFRPGFISRSQGRVRSLEQRAIKRRALRNSNPDLVQGLRDNPWKKRNCTTPDPLSDNLFKPRERSISGKEMQLRSRRIYNKLPEVTKKKEEEKKKAVLQTNRLRAEVFKKKLLDQILQRQMD, from the exons ATGGGAAGGAGTCCAAAGGCAGCCTTTTGTTCCATCACCACTACAGACAGGAAGCTTTTGCCATCACATTCCACCTTACAGGACCTTATGAATCCGATATCACCAACAAAATTGCAAGATGCTTTTGGAGGCAGAGTCTCATCCATACCAACGAATACAATTAGAGCATCAGACTCTAAACTGGGTGCGTGCAGACAGAATCCTACCAGTGTGATGCCACATGAGTTCAGACAGGCATACGTACCACCTGATGAACTGGCAGTGAAGAATCATGAACGAAGGAAAGAACAACTTGGACAATGCAAACTGAGCTGCAGAGAGTGTGACAGAAAGCAGGACATGGTATGTGGATCATTTACCCACCTGTCTCCACTGCCCTCCTACCAGTCTAGTATCCATCGTGAGATTCCTCTGTGGTCCGTTagtacttttgtgtttttggacaAGTTGCTTTCCCTTTCTCTTGTGGAATTAGACAGCAGAAGAAGTGATCATCCCACATTGTACAGGTCAACATTGTTTGTTCACCTCAGTAGGCCTTCCTACCACCGATGCTCgccagataaacaaacaaaaaaaaatgagggtTACAGGAAACCCAGTGTGACCATGTTTGTTTATTACAATAACTATGGCCAAGAGAATGGTTTGGGTCACTGCGGTAAGCCTCCATTGATCCCCCAGGGTGACGAGGTTGAGCTAATACGACCCATTTGTGGCATTAACATCAAGGTGAGCGATTCAGGTACACAGCACCACAGAGATACTTTAGGATTAATATCATTCAGAGAGTCTAGAATCTCAATCAAAAAAGCAAGAAGGCAGAAGGGGAATGCTGATGAGGCAACCTCTCTTTCCCAGAGCAATTCCAGGCATTTGGAGCCCACTTCAAATTCTGGCCCAG ACTCAAGAACATGGACGAAGCGAACTGGGACACAGCAAGAACGTGATACGGGAAACATCTCCACTTCAGAGAAGAGCTTTGCTGGAATGGAGAATTATTTCCTGGAAGGCACATCCGGGGTTCTTAGCCTCAAA GAGGCTTTGGAGCTTTTCAGACCAGGTTTCATCAGCAGATCTCAAGGTCGGGTGAGGAGTTTGGAGCAGAGGGCTATTAAAAGGAGAGCACTGAGGAATTCTAATCCAGACCTGGTGCAGGGCCTCAGGGACAATCCTTGGAAAAAGAGGAACTGCACAACACCAGATCCACTCAGTG aTAACCTTTTTAAACCGAGAGAGAGGTCTATATCAGGCAAGGAGATGCAGCTGAGGTCCAGACG GATTTACAACAAACTGCCAGAggtcacaaagaaaaaagaggaggagaaaaagaaggctGTACTACAAACCAACCGATTGCGAGCAGAGGTTTTTAAAAAG AAACTTCTGGACCAGATTCTGCAAAGACAAATGGATTAA